Proteins from one Nakamurella multipartita DSM 44233 genomic window:
- the xdhC gene encoding xanthine dehydrogenase accessory protein XdhC: MDWLDALTQLRREGSPAVLVTVVAVRGHAPREAGAKMVVGSEHSWGSVGGGNLEESAIRRARELIADGAGEPETQLHRLNEHARNRHGRQCCGGEVTLVLEPMPARPTVAIFGLGHVGYELARILSRLELRLELVDSRADQLEPLRLAEITDGAADVGVHHLVLGEQILERLPRGAHVLIMSHDHAEDFALCDAALRLPHLGSIGLIGSSAKWSGFRRRLAEQGHSAQTIDRIRCPIGRPEISGKQPAVIAVSVAAALLPTLTAPAGAASSGSAPSGSAGTSAARTISGVPS, encoded by the coding sequence ATGGACTGGTTGGACGCCCTCACGCAGCTGCGCCGGGAGGGTTCACCGGCCGTGCTGGTCACGGTGGTCGCGGTGCGGGGCCACGCCCCGCGGGAGGCCGGGGCCAAGATGGTCGTCGGTTCCGAACACAGCTGGGGCAGCGTCGGCGGCGGCAACCTGGAGGAATCGGCGATCCGCCGGGCCCGGGAGCTGATCGCCGACGGCGCCGGCGAACCGGAGACCCAGCTGCACCGGCTCAACGAACACGCCCGCAACCGGCACGGACGCCAATGTTGCGGCGGGGAGGTGACTCTCGTGCTGGAACCGATGCCGGCCCGGCCCACCGTGGCCATCTTCGGCCTGGGCCATGTCGGGTACGAACTGGCCCGGATCCTGTCCCGGCTCGAGCTGCGCCTGGAACTGGTCGACTCCCGAGCCGACCAGCTGGAGCCGTTGCGGCTGGCCGAGATCACCGACGGCGCCGCCGATGTCGGCGTGCACCACCTGGTGCTCGGCGAGCAGATCCTGGAGCGGCTGCCCCGCGGCGCGCACGTGCTGATCATGAGCCATGACCACGCCGAGGATTTCGCCCTCTGCGACGCCGCCCTGCGGTTGCCGCACCTGGGCTCGATCGGCCTGATCGGATCGTCGGCCAAGTGGTCCGGGTTCCGGCGCCGGCTGGCCGAGCAGGGCCACTCCGCCCAGACCATCGACCGGATCCGCTGCCCGATCGGCCGGCCCGAGATCAGCGGCAAACAGCCCGCGGTGATCGCCGTCTCGGTGGCCGCCGCCCTGCTGCCGACCCTCACCGCCCCGGCCGGGGCAGCCTCATCCGGGTCGGCCCCATCCGGGTCGGCGGGGACCTCCGCGGCCCGAACCATCAGTGGAGTGCCCTCGTGA
- the xdhB gene encoding xanthine dehydrogenase molybdopterin binding subunit: MSFAHGPLADRPNNPKVGLPLPHEAASLHVTGKALYTDDLIHRTPNLLHAWPLQAPHAHARVTTFDVTPAYDVPGVVRVLTAQDVPGVNDAGIKHDEPLFPTEIMFYGHAVCYVLGETEDAARLGAEAIVVEYEPLPSLMTIPEAIAAESFQGAQRTVSRGDADAGLAASTHRFSGEFSFGGQEHFYLETNAALALVDEAGQVFVQSSTQHPSETQEIVAHVLGRPSHEITVQCLRLGGGFGGKEMQPHGFAAVAALGATITGRPVLLRLNRTQDITMTGKRHPFHASWEIGFDADLRIRALKATLTSDGGWSLDLSEPVLARALCHIDNAYWIPDIEAHGRIAKTNKTSQTAFRGFGGPQGMIVIEDILGRCAPQLGIAPEELRRRNFYSPGQPTPYGQPVRHAERLAAIWQTLSDKASVAQRQEQIAAFNAGHHDSKRALAITPVKFGISFNLTAFNQAGALVHVYKDGSVLINHGGVEMGQGLHTKMIQVAATALGVPLSYVRLAPTRTDKVPNTSATAASSGADINGGAVKNACDQIRERLATVAAGQLGIHPDDVRFVDGVVTGIGFHDKQIEWAKLTHDAYFQRVQLWAAGFYRTAGLHWDANRMQGEPFKYFAYGAACAEVEVDGFTGAYRLLRADIVHDVGDSLSPLIDVGQIEGGFVQGTGWLTLEELRWDTSDGPHRGRLNTQAASTYKIPSFSEMPEEFHVHLFERATESGVVYGSKAVGEPPLMEAFAVREALRAAVAQFGPAGYPVDLGSPATPEAVYWAIDAARTAGTAGTNGATGRPTTDASAQELAGV; this comes from the coding sequence ATGAGCTTCGCTCACGGACCTTTGGCCGATCGGCCGAACAACCCCAAGGTCGGCCTGCCGCTGCCGCACGAGGCGGCCTCGCTGCACGTCACCGGCAAGGCGCTGTACACCGACGATCTCATCCACCGCACGCCGAACCTGCTGCACGCCTGGCCGTTGCAGGCGCCGCATGCGCACGCCCGGGTCACCACGTTCGACGTCACCCCGGCCTACGACGTGCCCGGCGTGGTCCGGGTGCTCACCGCGCAGGACGTGCCCGGGGTCAACGACGCCGGCATCAAACACGACGAGCCGCTGTTCCCCACCGAGATCATGTTCTACGGGCATGCGGTCTGCTACGTGCTCGGCGAGACCGAGGATGCCGCCCGGCTCGGTGCCGAGGCGATCGTCGTCGAGTACGAGCCGCTGCCGTCGCTGATGACGATCCCCGAGGCGATCGCCGCGGAGAGCTTCCAGGGCGCCCAGCGCACCGTCAGCCGCGGTGACGCCGACGCCGGCCTGGCCGCCAGCACGCACCGGTTCTCCGGCGAATTCTCCTTCGGCGGGCAGGAGCACTTCTACCTGGAGACCAACGCCGCGCTGGCCCTGGTCGACGAGGCCGGTCAGGTCTTCGTCCAGTCCAGCACCCAGCACCCGTCCGAGACCCAGGAGATCGTCGCGCACGTGCTGGGCCGGCCCAGTCACGAGATCACCGTGCAGTGCCTGCGCCTGGGCGGCGGGTTCGGCGGCAAGGAGATGCAACCGCACGGGTTCGCCGCGGTGGCGGCCCTGGGCGCGACCATCACCGGGCGCCCGGTGCTGCTGCGCCTGAACCGCACCCAGGACATCACGATGACCGGCAAGCGGCACCCGTTCCACGCCTCCTGGGAGATCGGCTTCGACGCCGACCTCCGGATCCGGGCGCTCAAGGCGACCCTGACCAGCGACGGCGGGTGGAGCCTGGACCTGTCCGAGCCGGTGCTCGCCCGGGCCCTGTGCCACATCGACAATGCCTACTGGATCCCCGATATCGAGGCGCACGGGCGGATCGCCAAGACCAACAAGACCTCGCAGACGGCCTTCCGCGGATTCGGCGGCCCGCAGGGCATGATCGTCATCGAGGACATCCTGGGCCGCTGCGCCCCCCAGCTGGGGATCGCCCCGGAGGAGCTGCGCCGGCGCAACTTCTACTCCCCCGGCCAGCCCACCCCCTACGGTCAGCCGGTACGGCACGCCGAGCGGCTGGCCGCCATCTGGCAAACGCTGTCGGACAAGGCCTCGGTGGCGCAGCGGCAGGAGCAGATCGCGGCGTTCAACGCCGGCCACCACGACAGCAAGCGCGCGCTGGCCATAACGCCGGTCAAGTTCGGCATCTCGTTCAACCTGACCGCCTTCAACCAGGCCGGCGCGCTGGTGCACGTCTACAAGGACGGCTCGGTGCTGATCAACCACGGCGGCGTGGAGATGGGCCAGGGCCTGCACACCAAGATGATCCAGGTCGCGGCCACCGCGCTCGGGGTGCCGCTGAGCTACGTGCGGCTGGCCCCGACCCGGACCGACAAGGTGCCCAACACCTCGGCCACCGCGGCCAGCTCGGGCGCCGACATCAACGGCGGCGCGGTCAAGAACGCCTGCGACCAGATCCGGGAGCGGTTGGCGACGGTGGCTGCCGGCCAGCTGGGCATCCACCCCGACGACGTGCGCTTCGTCGACGGCGTGGTCACCGGGATCGGGTTCCACGACAAGCAGATCGAGTGGGCCAAGCTCACCCATGACGCGTACTTCCAGCGCGTGCAGCTGTGGGCGGCCGGTTTCTACCGCACCGCGGGGTTGCACTGGGACGCCAACCGGATGCAGGGCGAGCCGTTCAAGTACTTCGCCTACGGTGCGGCCTGCGCCGAGGTGGAGGTGGACGGCTTCACCGGCGCCTACCGGTTGCTGCGGGCCGACATCGTGCACGACGTGGGTGACAGCCTGTCGCCGCTGATCGACGTCGGGCAAATCGAGGGCGGTTTCGTCCAGGGCACCGGCTGGCTCACCCTGGAGGAGCTGCGCTGGGACACCAGCGACGGCCCGCACCGGGGCCGGTTGAACACCCAGGCGGCCAGCACCTACAAGATCCCGTCCTTCTCGGAGATGCCCGAGGAGTTCCACGTGCATCTGTTCGAGCGGGCCACCGAGTCCGGCGTGGTGTACGGGTCCAAGGCGGTCGGCGAGCCGCCGCTGATGGAGGCGTTCGCCGTGCGCGAGGCGCTGCGGGCCGCGGTGGCCCAGTTCGGGCCGGCCGGGTACCCGGTCGACCTGGGCAGCCCGGCCACCCCGGAAGCGGTCTACTGGGCGATCGATGCGGCCCGGACGGCCGGCACCGCCGGCACCAACGGCGCCACCGGCCGGCCGACCACGGACGCGTCGGCGCAGGAGTTGGCAGGCGTCTGA
- a CDS encoding xanthine dehydrogenase small subunit yields the protein MEPHVVVNGRARPLGEVGGHTTLLEWLRSTGYTGCKEGCAEGECGACAVLVARPAEATGANGSATTRWTAINACLVPAAGFDAQEVVTSEGLGDPERLHPVQEQMAVRGGSQCGYCTPGFICSMAAEYYRADRSPADAEAEAATAEPGTNGHSRAEAGADPAAPGHAPDHEHGPNGFDLHALSGNLCRCTGYRPIRDAAYALGSPDESDALAQRRSAPAPAPAPTVITTGGTAYRRPADLAQALELLAQHPDARLVAGSTDWGVELNIRHVRAELTIALDRVAELRTFSVQPDRIEIGAALTLSEVERLLDGRVPLLAELFPQFASRLIRNGATLGGNLGTGSPIGDSPPALLALDASLVLASAAGERTVPLSEYFTGYRQTVKRPDELIKTITLPLPVAPISAFHKIAKRRFDDISSVAIAFALRLDGDTVSDIKIGLGGVAAMPIRASATEAALTGRPWTPKVAAEAARVLADEGTPISDHRASAAYRTAMLGTSLRKFHAQNANAGKVGAK from the coding sequence ATGGAGCCTCACGTCGTCGTGAACGGCCGGGCCCGCCCGTTGGGCGAGGTCGGCGGTCACACCACGCTGCTGGAATGGCTGCGCTCGACCGGATACACCGGGTGCAAGGAGGGCTGCGCCGAAGGCGAGTGCGGTGCCTGCGCGGTACTGGTCGCCCGTCCCGCCGAAGCGACCGGCGCCAATGGCTCGGCCACCACCCGCTGGACCGCGATCAACGCGTGCCTGGTGCCGGCCGCCGGCTTCGACGCCCAGGAGGTCGTCACCTCCGAGGGGTTGGGCGATCCCGAACGGCTGCACCCGGTCCAGGAGCAGATGGCGGTGCGCGGTGGGTCGCAGTGCGGCTACTGCACGCCGGGCTTCATCTGCTCGATGGCCGCGGAGTACTACCGGGCCGACCGCTCGCCGGCCGACGCCGAGGCCGAGGCCGCCACCGCAGAGCCGGGTACCAACGGTCATTCCCGCGCGGAGGCCGGCGCCGATCCAGCCGCCCCCGGGCACGCCCCCGACCACGAGCACGGGCCCAACGGCTTCGACCTGCATGCCCTGTCCGGCAACCTGTGCCGGTGCACCGGGTACCGGCCGATCCGGGACGCCGCCTACGCGCTGGGTTCGCCCGACGAATCCGACGCGCTGGCCCAGCGCCGGTCCGCCCCGGCCCCGGCCCCCGCGCCGACGGTCATCACCACCGGCGGCACCGCCTACCGCCGGCCGGCCGACCTGGCCCAGGCCCTGGAGCTGCTGGCGCAGCACCCGGATGCCCGGCTGGTCGCCGGGTCCACCGACTGGGGCGTCGAGCTCAACATCCGGCACGTCCGGGCCGAGCTGACCATCGCCCTGGACCGGGTGGCGGAGCTGCGCACGTTCTCGGTGCAACCCGACCGGATCGAGATCGGTGCCGCGCTGACCCTCTCGGAGGTGGAGCGGCTGCTGGACGGCCGGGTGCCGCTGCTGGCCGAGCTGTTCCCCCAGTTCGCCTCCCGGCTCATCCGCAACGGCGCCACCCTGGGCGGCAACCTGGGCACCGGCTCACCGATCGGGGACAGCCCGCCCGCCCTGCTGGCCCTGGACGCCTCGCTGGTGCTGGCGTCGGCCGCCGGCGAGCGCACCGTGCCGCTGTCGGAGTACTTCACCGGCTACCGCCAGACGGTCAAACGGCCGGACGAGCTGATCAAGACGATCACGCTGCCGCTGCCGGTGGCCCCGATCTCCGCCTTCCACAAGATCGCCAAGCGGCGCTTCGACGACATCTCCAGCGTCGCCATCGCTTTCGCGTTGCGTCTGGACGGGGACACGGTGTCCGACATCAAGATCGGGCTCGGCGGGGTGGCCGCGATGCCGATCCGCGCGAGCGCCACCGAGGCCGCCCTGACCGGCCGGCCCTGGACCCCGAAGGTGGCGGCCGAGGCCGCCCGGGTACTGGCCGACGAAGGCACCCCGATCAGCGACCACCGGGCCAGCGCCGCCTACCGGACGGCCATGCTCGGCACGTCCCTGCGCAAGTTCCATGCCCAGAACGCCAATGCTGGAAAGGTGGGTGCGAAATGA